One genomic region from Candidatus Binataceae bacterium encodes:
- a CDS encoding NAD(P)-dependent oxidoreductase, protein MEIAWIGTGIMGAPMARNLMRAGHRLRLHNRTAKRAVALAAEGSEVTVAADPATAAGGAEAVFIMVPDTPEVESVVARIEPALHKGQMVIDMSTVAPAAERAIAGRLARAGVDYLDAPVSGGESGAIDGTLTIMVGGAEPAYMRALPLFEKLGRRVTHMGGAGAGQMTKLANQVAVALTLEAAAEALALAESGGLDRARVLEAIGAGAAGSWQLANLGPKIIAHDWRPGFFIKLIRKDLRLVSDAAREGGLALPGLSLMQSMFNAAAALGHDLDGTQAVAAALDRLARLK, encoded by the coding sequence ATGGAAATCGCGTGGATAGGAACCGGAATCATGGGCGCGCCGATGGCGCGCAACCTGATGCGCGCGGGCCATCGCCTGCGGCTGCACAACCGTACGGCCAAAAGAGCCGTCGCGCTTGCCGCGGAAGGCTCCGAAGTGACCGTCGCGGCCGACCCGGCCACCGCGGCCGGCGGCGCCGAAGCCGTGTTCATCATGGTGCCCGACACGCCCGAAGTCGAAAGCGTAGTCGCGCGGATCGAACCCGCGCTGCACAAGGGTCAAATGGTGATCGATATGAGCACCGTCGCGCCCGCCGCCGAACGCGCGATCGCCGGGCGTCTCGCCCGCGCCGGAGTGGACTATCTCGACGCCCCGGTTTCGGGCGGCGAGAGCGGCGCAATCGACGGGACGCTGACGATCATGGTGGGCGGCGCCGAGCCGGCCTACATGCGGGCGCTTCCGTTGTTCGAGAAGCTGGGGCGGCGCGTTACGCACATGGGCGGCGCGGGCGCGGGTCAGATGACCAAGCTCGCCAATCAGGTGGCGGTTGCGCTGACCCTCGAAGCAGCGGCAGAAGCGCTCGCGCTCGCGGAGAGCGGCGGGCTGGATCGCGCGCGCGTGCTCGAGGCGATCGGCGCAGGCGCCGCCGGCTCATGGCAGCTCGCCAATCTCGGCCCGAAGATAATCGCGCACGACTGGCGTCCCGGCTTCTTCATAAAGCTTATCCGCAAGGACCTGCGCCTGGTCTCCGACGCCGCGCGCGAGGGCGGCCTCGCGCTGCCGGGCCTTTCGTTGATGCAATCGATGTTCAACGCGGCGGCCGCGCTGGGCCACGACCTCGATGGCACGCAGGCGGTCGCTGCTGCGCTCGACCGTCTGGCCCGCTTGAAGTGA